The genomic region TATGTATCTCATTCTTGAGAATATCCAAGAGATTTTACTTTGAAATTTTTAAAGGGAAAAGGTTTAAGGAAGGTTTCAGAACTCTTATAATTGGAGCAGGTAATGTGGGAGAAATGATCTTAAGGGATATTAAAAGACAAAATTTTAGCGGTTTTTGCCCTGTTGGTTTTTTGGATGATGATAAAAGAAAAATAGGAACTTATATACAAAATTTAAAAGTTTACGACAGTATTGATAATCTTGGAAAAGTAATCAAAAATTTAGAGATAGAGGCTATAATAATAGCAATTCCTTCACTGAGTCATAAAAAACTCATAGATATATATATTTCGGCTAAAAATGCAGGTGTCAGCACAATAAAAATAATACCCAAGCTTTATCAGTTTGAAAAACCCGAGATAAATTTAAAGAAGTTAGAAGATATAAAAATAGAAGATCTTCTCGGAAGACAGGAAGTAAATATTAATTTTGAAGAAGTTAAAAGTTTTCTTCAGAATAAAAAGATATTAATTACAGGAGCAGGAGGCTCTATTGGTTCAGAGCTTGTGATTCAGACTGCCCAATTTGCTCCAAAGGAAACTATTTTGCTTGACATTGATGAAACAGAATTATTTAATATGGAGGTTAAATTAAATAAATTTTTCCCTGAATTGAAAAGCTTTAAATTTATTGTTGCAGATATCAGAGACCATATGAAACTTGACCAAATTTTTAAAAAAATCAAGCCAGATATTGTTTTCCACGCAGCTGCTTATAAACATGTTCCCATGATGGAGTATAATGCTGATGAAGCAGTTAAGGTGAATATATTTGGGACATATTATCTGGCTAATATAGCTGGAAAATACAATGTGGAAAAGTTTATTTTAATATCTACGGACAAAGCTGTTAGTCCTATAAGTGTTATGGGGATGACAAAAAGAGTGGCTGAATATATATGTAAAGCCCTTAATGAATATGGCAAGACTGATTTTATTTCTGTAAGATTTGGAAATGTTCTCGGCAGCAGAGGAAGCATTTTACCCTTATGGATGGAACAGATAAAAAATGGGGGTCCAATTACAGTAACACATAAGGATATGCAGAGATACTTTATGACAATTCCTGAAGCAGTACTGCTTGTTCTTCAAGCTTCTGCTATTGGTAAATGCGGAGAAATCCTAGTGCTTGACATGGGAGAGCCTGTAAAAATTATTGATCTGGCTGAAAGATTTATAAAATTACATGGATTTGAGCCATACAAAGACATTGATATAAAATTTATCGGAATAAGACCAGGTGAAAATCTTTTTGAGAATATACTAACTTCAGAAGAAGGAGTGACTGCCACAAAAAATGAAAGAGTTTTCATTGCTAAGGAAGATAATAGATTATCGTTTGATTATATTGAATCATTTCTGAAAAAACTGGAAGAAATAATAAGAAACGAAAGTGATGAAAAAAATATGAAGATAAAACAAACTTTATCTGAATTCATAAATTCCTGTAAAAAGGGAAAGTAATTGATGGAGGAGTTTGTTTTAGTGTTTTCTATTGAAGAGCTTTCAGAAGTTAAAGAAATTAGATTTTTTAATATTTCAGAGTATGCAAAAGGCAAGATTTTAAGTTTACTAAAAATAAATCAATAGTGGAGGGTCATTTATGAATGTGGAGGAAATAAAAGAAAAATACTCCGATGAGATTGATCTTTATGAGTTAATTCTTATTCTTAAAAAACGAATAAAGTATGTTGCTGGTGTATTTGTGCTTGGTGTTTTTGTTGCAGCCGTGGTTAGCTTTATTATGCCGAATATTTATCAGGCGAGGGCAACGCTGTGGGTGGATTCTTTTATTACTCAGGCGATGATTGAAAATCTTAAAGCTAATCAATTTGTAAGAGATAGTAAATTATCCTTTATAATTCCTCTTCAGCAAGGCAGGTCTTTAGATGCGACTAATCTGAGTCTGTCAATACTCTATAGTGCAGAATTTCAGAAAAAGTTGAGAGATAAAGTAAGGCAGACTTATGGTTCAGGTGTTGTTCCATCGTTTAAAGCTGACATAGATAAGAAAACAGGAAGCATTGTGTTTACATCAGAGCAAAGGGATAGAAAGCTTGCAGAAGAGATTTTGAAGACCGCTATTGAGGAGTTCAGGACGGAGCTTGATAAAGCCTCTCTTGCCTTTTCAGAAGTGATTGCTTCAGAGAAGGTGAAAACTGATAAAAGCAAAAATTTCTTTCTTTATGTTATAGAAAATCCTAATTCCTCAGAGACTCCTGTAAAGCCTAAAAGGAAGTTGATTATTGCTTTGGCTGCCGTAAGCTCACTTTTTGCAGGAGTTTTTCTTGCTTTTTTAGTTGAGTGGTGGAGCAAGGCAAAAAGAGGCGGAGGAGATTCCTCGCGGAGTTTACCCTGAGCGTAGCTGGAGGGCTTGGAATGACACTTCATTTTTGTCATTGCGAGCCGAAGGCGTGGCAATCTCTATTATAAGGAGGAGATTCCTCGTCGCTAACGCTCCTCGGAATGACAAAGGAAAAAGGCTCGGAATGACAATTCTTACTCTGTCATTGCGAGCATCTCTTTCTGTCATCCAGAACTTTTTTGTCATTCCGAGAGTGGTATCCCAACTTTTCATTGTCATTCCGAGGGTGGCATTCCACCCGAGGAATCTCTGAAATAGTGAGAAAGGAGGAGATTCCTCGCTGACGCTCGGAATGACAAAGGAAAAGACATGGAATGACACCTCTTTTCTGTCATTGCGAGCCGAAGGCGTGGCAATCCCTATTATAAGGAGGAGATTCCTCGCCTGCCTATGGCAGGCTCGGAATGACAAAGAAAAAATGCTCGGTATATCTTCTTTCTGAAGATTACTTGATAAAATTCCTGTAAAACTGTTCTCTACTGTCATCTAATCCCCCCTTTTTTTCTTTCTGCATAGTATAAACATCTTATTCAGGAAATGTCAGATTTAATCTTGACTATGACAACCTAAGTTTATGTGCTTAAAAATGCGGAATTCAAGTTGTTAATTTTAGGGTTTATAATGGAGTGGAATTTTTAGAAAGATTTTTTTTATAATTTGATTTTTAGGGAATACTGATGAAGGGAGGTTTTTTATGAAAGGGCAGACAGCTATAATAACTGGTTCTTCAAGAGGTATCGGTAGAACAACTGCAGAAGAGTTTGCTAAAAGAGGAGTAAACATTGTAATTGTTGATATAAATGGTGGGAATGCTGAAAAAGTTGCAGAAGAAATTAAATCTCTTTATGGTGTTGAAACTTTAGGAGTTAAAGCCGATGTTTCTAATTCAGAAGATGTAAAAAAAC from Thermodesulfovibrio sp. 3907-1M harbors:
- a CDS encoding nucleoside-diphosphate sugar epimerase/dehydratase, giving the protein MSQLLSFHYISLFYFVLILLCPPKYTEIFFICVSFFVFVKIFCLWLFKVYKIPWRYFSLADIPKLLNSLTTASLIIFLSVFLLRNYQYLLFLPQKFIQLSSIPVSVVFIDCFISFICISFLRISKRFYFEIFKGKRFKEGFRTLIIGAGNVGEMILRDIKRQNFSGFCPVGFLDDDKRKIGTYIQNLKVYDSIDNLGKVIKNLEIEAIIIAIPSLSHKKLIDIYISAKNAGVSTIKIIPKLYQFEKPEINLKKLEDIKIEDLLGRQEVNINFEEVKSFLQNKKILITGAGGSIGSELVIQTAQFAPKETILLDIDETELFNMEVKLNKFFPELKSFKFIVADIRDHMKLDQIFKKIKPDIVFHAAAYKHVPMMEYNADEAVKVNIFGTYYLANIAGKYNVEKFILISTDKAVSPISVMGMTKRVAEYICKALNEYGKTDFISVRFGNVLGSRGSILPLWMEQIKNGGPITVTHKDMQRYFMTIPEAVLLVLQASAIGKCGEILVLDMGEPVKIIDLAERFIKLHGFEPYKDIDIKFIGIRPGENLFENILTSEEGVTATKNERVFIAKEDNRLSFDYIESFLKKLEEIIRNESDEKNMKIKQTLSEFINSCKKGK
- a CDS encoding Wzz/FepE/Etk N-terminal domain-containing protein, yielding MNVEEIKEKYSDEIDLYELILILKKRIKYVAGVFVLGVFVAAVVSFIMPNIYQARATLWVDSFITQAMIENLKANQFVRDSKLSFIIPLQQGRSLDATNLSLSILYSAEFQKKLRDKVRQTYGSGVVPSFKADIDKKTGSIVFTSEQRDRKLAEEILKTAIEEFRTELDKASLAFSEVIASEKVKTDKSKNFFLYVIENPNSSETPVKPKRKLIIALAAVSSLFAGVFLAFLVEWWSKAKRGGGDSSRSLP